AGCAAGCAAGGGATAGAGCGCTCGGGTGTCCGTTAACAAGAAACTCGCCAGAAATGGTGCAGCCGCGATCATCGCTGTCGTTAACACAGCACTTAATGTACCGGTAACGATAAGGGAAATAACCAGAATTCTTTTTTTTCGTTCATGTTCGCCGTGGGCTTCTGCTTCCGCGATCAATTTGGAAATCGCAACCGGAAGACCGAGTTGGGTAAGCGTAATGATGAGTAACAGGCTGGGAACGGCCATCATATAGAGCCCCATACCTTCGGACCCCATCACCCTGGCCATGACAATTTTATTAATAAACCCGAGGACACGGGTGATTAACCCTGCGATAATAAGAATAAAAGCACCTGCGAAAAACGTCTGCCTTGTCATTTTCGTGCCCCTTCCTTCGTTGGCCGGCGAAATCCCGGGATTATCCGCCACTACATATCTATGCAAAAAGAAGGGCCAAGCATGACAAGCAATGGACAAAGCGAGGGGAAAGCATGAAAAATGCTCAACAGTATGAAGTATGGAAAACGGATGTAAGGCCAATACTTGAATTAAAAAGAGATGAATTTCACCTCCTTGGCCATGAAGAAGTGTTAGAAGAAGATATATGGAAGTTGGGGATGAAGAAGCTGCAAAAAGAATCGCAATATACGCCTTTTTATCGGTTTACAAACGTCTTGATGCGTTTGTCCGTGACGGATTATATGAATGAGAGGACCATCAATGCTTACAAAGGGATGGAAGGTTGGTCAAAAGATACTGATGACGAGTTAGAAGGGATCCTTGATGAGGTGCTTGGCAATGAAAACGGTTGAAGGAACGAGCATAGGGAGCCCGGGGAGTATGATTCGTTTGTATCAGCACCCTGCTTAAATCGTTCAGAACAATCCGCTTCCGAGAGGGAGCAGTCTATCGTTGCGGCTAGCGCTGCGATGGAAGGGGGAACAATGTATGGGAAAAAAATGGGGAAGAATCGGAGCGTTTTTCGCTATTATCATTGCGCTCGGTGTATTAATTTCACAAACGGCATTCGATGTGGCTCGAGGTACAAATCTTGGCCTTGATTTGCAAGGGGGATTTGAAGTTCTGTATGAACTTGAACCGGATAGTGAAAGAGAATTAACGGACGAAGATATTCAGGCAACTGCTTCGGCACTGAACGAACGGGTCGACGTGCTCGGGGTTTCGGAGCCATCCATTACGGTTGAAGGAGAGGACCGTATACGGGTGCAGCTCCCGGGCGTTGAAGAGCAGGAAGAAGCTCGCGAACTCTTGTCCACCGAAGCAGAACTATCGTTTCGCGATGTTGATGATGAGTTAATGCTAACCGGGGAAGATCTACAGCAGGGTGGGGCGAGCACGGGTTTTGATGATGCGAATCAACCGATTGTGCAAGTTACGTTGGAAGACAGTGAGTTGTTTGGAGAAATCACCAGTGAAATAAGCCAACGGCCGGAACCGGAGAATTTACTCGTCATTTGGCTCGACTATGATGAAGATGAACATTCTTTCTATGAAGAAGCCAATGAGCCGGACCCGGCCTTCATTTCAGCACCTCGGGTAAGCGAACCACTTCCCACGGACACTGTTTCCATTGAAGGCATGGGTTCCCTTGAAGAAGCCGAATTTTTGGCTGAAATGCTCAATGCCGGGTCGCTTCCTGTCCAAATCGAGGAAATCTACTCCAACACGGTAGGGGCATCTTTGGGAGAGCAGGCATTGGAACAGACATTGTTCGCGGGCATGATCGGTGTGGCTCTGATCTTTTTATACATGATAGCTTATTACCGTTTTATGGGTGTTATTGCCTCTCTTACACTAGGGATATATATCTACTTGGTGATGATCCTCTTTAATTCCATCCAAGGGGTGCTGACCTTGCCCGGCATTGCCGCTTTAATTCTCGGAGTCGGGATGGCGGTGGATGCCAATATTTTAACGTACGAGCGCATTAAAGAAGAATTAAAAGATGGAAGGTCCATGAAATCCGCGTATAAATTGGGAAGTGGGCGCGCGTTGGGGACGATTATTGACGCCAACATTACAACACTCATCGCAGCGGGAGTGCTTTTCTACTTCGGTACGAGCGCGGTACAAGGATTTGCCGTCATGCTCATTGTCAGCATATTGACGAGCTTTATTACCTCGGTGTATGGCACACGACTCTTGCTCGGGCTATGGATTAACAGTCGAACTTTAAATCGTAAATATTGGCTGTTTGGCGTAAAGGAGCGTGATGTTCGCCGTGGACTTTAATTTTGCCAATAAAAATATCGATCTGATTAAACACAGAAAGACCTATTTTTTTATTACAATTGCCGTGGTTCTGGCCGGCGCAATTTTGCTCTCAACGCTCGGTCTTAATTTGGGCATCGATTTTTCAAGCGGTACGCGCGTTGACTTCATGTCGGAAGAACCGTTAACGGCAGAAGAAATTGAAAACGAGTTTGCAGAAATTGGGTTGTCCCCAGACGATATCACGCTTGCCGGGGATGATCACGAACAAGCGTCCGCACAATTTATCGGCGACCTTAGTCAAGACGAGCAGCTGAATATACAGGGGCATTTGGAAGAGGCATTCGGCTATGAACCGAACGTAAGCTACGTCTCCCCGCAAATTGGTCGCGAGCTGGCGATCAATGCACTGATTGCCACCGGATTCGCTTCTCTGGGAATCGTCATATATGTCGCAATTCGATTTGAATTTTTATATGGGCTCGCCGCCATCACCGCGCTCCTATATGACGCTTTTCTTGTGATATCGATCTTCAGCTTATTGCAATTGGAGATCAATATCCCTTTTATTGCAGCGGTGCTCACGGTGATTGGTTATTCAATTAATGATACGATTGTGACGTTCGACCGTATCCGGGAAAATGTCCGCAAAGAGGAAGAAGAGGAGGAAATTAAGGATTTTAACCGCTTGGCGGGCATTGTAAACAAAAGTTTGTTGCAAACACTGACACGTTCGATTAATACCGTTTTAACAGTATTGTTTGCCGCGGGCGCTATTTGGCTCTTGGGGAGTGAAGCGATCACCTCGTTTGCTATTGCAATCGTGATCGGGCTTGTCGCCGGTACGTACTCTTCCCTCTTTTTTGCAGCACAGTTGTGGCTCGTATGGAAAAATAAATATATAAAGAAACAACAAGAAAAACCGACAACAGAAATGGAAGGAAGTGAGCCGTAAAAGGGGAGACCCCTCCCTCTCCCCTCCCACCTCACCTCCAGTACGTAAGGTCGTGATCATGATGGCAGATTTTGATGAGATACGATATAAACGGGTCAAACATGCCGCTTGGGTAGGCATCATTGTAAATATCGGCCTCGCGATTGCCAAGGGCATCTTCGGTGTGCTCGCCAACAGCCGGGCGTTGATCGCTGATGCTGCCCATTCGGCCGCTGATGTCGTAACATCTTTTGCCGTTTTGATCGGCATTCGGGCTGCGGAACTTCCGCCTGACGAAGATCATCCATATGGCCATGGAAAAGCGGAATCGATTACCGCCATCATTGTGAGCGTCCTTTTATTCCTCGTCGGTTTGGAGATTGCGCTGAATACGATCGGGGAAATGAGAGGAGGAAATGAGCCTCCGGGCACCATCGCCCTATATGTTATTGTTGCCTCTATCATCATTAAAGAAGTGCTGTTTCGTGTCAAAGTACGCCTCGGAAAAAAATACAACAGCGAAGCTTTAATCACCGATGCCTGGCATCATCGTTCGGACGCCATTTCATCGTTCGCTGCTCTTGCCGGGGTCGGCGCTTCCATTCTAGGGTCAAGTTACAATATTGATTGGCTTCTTTACGGCGATTTGGTCGCGGGAGTGTTTGTTGCTGGCCTTGTGATGATCATGGCCTGGAAATTGGGCAGGGAAGCCATCCATAATGCCCTCGACCACGTTTGGCACGAAGAAGATACGGCAGGTTTAAAAAACAAGGTGCTCGGGATTGACGGCGTATTCGGAATTGACGAGTTTCATGCCCGTCAGCATGGACATTACGTGATCATTGATATTAAAATAGTGGTAGACCCGAAAATTAGCGTTCGTGCAGGGCATGACATTGCCACCGATGTAAAGGGTTTATTAATGGAAGAGGAGAAGGTACGAAACGTTCTTGTTCATGTGAACCCTTATGAAGACGAATAATGGGGAGGAAAAGAAATGAGAGGACAATGGACACTCATCATGGGACTGGTTGCCGCATTGTTGATTTCGATATTTGCAGTGATCAATGTAGAAAGCGTCGCCGTCAACTTTCTTTTCGTAACAACACAAATTCCTTTAATTCTTATCATCCTCGGTTCAGTGCTGATGGGCGGACTCGCCGTTGGGGGCGTCGGGATGTTGAAAGTGTATCGCTTACAGCAAGAAGTGCGACGTTTGAAAAGGGACAACGCGGAAGGGCGCCAGGCAAACGATCATCCGGAACCGGCACAAGAGAGCAAGAAAAAGGATAAGCGTAATGCCAAAGAGTGATTGTGTTCTACCGCCGGTTCTGTATAATAGAGAACGGTAGGGGAGGAGTACTAGACAGAAAATGTTAGATGCAAAAACGAGGTGGAATGTTCGGGCGTTGGATAAACGAGCCAAAACACTTGCAGATTCACTCCGCGTCTCTGAACTTACCGCTCATCTTCTGTGCAATCGGGGGATGGGGCAAGTAGAGGATGCGCGTGTTTTTTTACATACAGATGAATCGGTTCTCCATGATCCCTTTTCATTGGCAGGAATGGAAGACGCGGTCGATCGTATTCAACGTGCGGCGGAAGGTAACGAAAAAATCGTTGTTTTCGGGGACTATGATGTGGACGGTGTCTCCAGCACGGCGCTTATGTGTGAAACCCTTGAAAAAATGGGCGCGAGATATGATTGGTACGTGCCCAATCGTTTTACCGAAGGGTATGGCCCCAACAGTGCAGCCTTCCAAAACATACAGGAAGATGGCTGTACGCTCGTAATCACGGTCGATACGGGAATCGCCGCCATCGAATCAATTAACGCCGCACAGGAAAACGGCATGGATGTCATCGTTACGGACCATCACGAGGCGCCACCGGAACTCCCCGACGCTTATGCGATCATTAACCCAAAACAACCGGAGTGCCCGTATCCTTTCAAGGAGTTGGCAGGGGTTGGAGTCGTAAGTAAGCTTGCTCATGCCTTACTCGAGGCATTTCCCGAGGATGGGCTTGATCTTATCGCGTTAGGAACCATCAGCGATCTGGTTCCGCTCGTGGAGGAAAATCGTTTCTTTGCCAAATTCGGATTACGGGAATTAGATCACCTTAATCGCCCGGGCGTACAGGCATTAAAAGAAATATCCGATATCAAAGGTCCTCCTTTTTCGGAAGAAACGGTGGGTTTTGGGTTTGGGCCACGACTCAACGCCGCCGGTCGGATGGATTCTGCGGCTCCGGCCGTGCAACTGCTGTTAGCCGACGATCCTGAACACGCGCGTTCCCTGGCGGGAGTGATCGACGGATACAATCGTGAACGGCAACAAACGGTGACAAAAATCACAGAGGAAGCGCTTGACCAGTTGCAGCCAAAGGCAGAAAAACTTCCTGCCATCGTTGTGACCGGGAAAGGCTGGAACCCCGGGGTAACCGGGATCGTTGCCTCGAGGCTTGTAGAAAAATATTACCGGCCAACAATTGTGATCGCCCTTGACGATGAAGGGAGCGGTAAAGGGTCTGCCCGCAGTATTGAAGGGTTTGACCTCTATCAATCGCTTTCCAAACATAGAGAGCTCTTTCAGCGCTTTGGCGGACACCGGATGGCCGCGGGCTTATCCAT
The Salicibibacter kimchii DNA segment above includes these coding regions:
- the recJ gene encoding single-stranded-DNA-specific exonuclease RecJ yields the protein MLDAKTRWNVRALDKRAKTLADSLRVSELTAHLLCNRGMGQVEDARVFLHTDESVLHDPFSLAGMEDAVDRIQRAAEGNEKIVVFGDYDVDGVSSTALMCETLEKMGARYDWYVPNRFTEGYGPNSAAFQNIQEDGCTLVITVDTGIAAIESINAAQENGMDVIVTDHHEAPPELPDAYAIINPKQPECPYPFKELAGVGVVSKLAHALLEAFPEDGLDLIALGTISDLVPLVEENRFFAKFGLRELDHLNRPGVQALKEISDIKGPPFSEETVGFGFGPRLNAAGRMDSAAPAVQLLLADDPEHARSLAGVIDGYNRERQQTVTKITEEALDQLQPKAEKLPAIVVTGKGWNPGVTGIVASRLVEKYYRPTIVIALDDEGSGKGSARSIEGFDLYQSLSKHRELFQRFGGHRMAAGLSIDEDKIPNLRATLGEEVKRTLPAESFVPSTDIELTLSVEEVTTELIREIEELAPFGIENPKPLVQIANVPIQQKRKIGSLQNHLKMSVGDPNALDCVGFRLGYLHDRIQNDANIHLVGELSVNEWKGQEKPQVILSDVAVKERQVFDVRGRKDLQSFIYEAYTSEPLTVVIFQQEHERDALDKGFASNDFLFPDEDRLTVPTNILFLDLPKHLSDLTRFLNENEPFIRSIYTGFMEKDQAFFTVKPTREAFKWLYVYLKKYAPLHIKEHEPVITRYQGWSTDAIHFMIQVFMELEFVMISDGNLIVNEKPLKQDLHASPTYQSFEEKREIEETLKYSTYEALKAFLFACMSDEKKQEVLTDGL
- the secF gene encoding protein translocase subunit SecF, with product MDFNFANKNIDLIKHRKTYFFITIAVVLAGAILLSTLGLNLGIDFSSGTRVDFMSEEPLTAEEIENEFAEIGLSPDDITLAGDDHEQASAQFIGDLSQDEQLNIQGHLEEAFGYEPNVSYVSPQIGRELAINALIATGFASLGIVIYVAIRFEFLYGLAAITALLYDAFLVISIFSLLQLEINIPFIAAVLTVIGYSINDTIVTFDRIRENVRKEEEEEEIKDFNRLAGIVNKSLLQTLTRSINTVLTVLFAAGAIWLLGSEAITSFAIAIVIGLVAGTYSSLFFAAQLWLVWKNKYIKKQQEKPTTEMEGSEP
- a CDS encoding post-transcriptional regulator, with protein sequence MKNAQQYEVWKTDVRPILELKRDEFHLLGHEEVLEEDIWKLGMKKLQKESQYTPFYRFTNVLMRLSVTDYMNERTINAYKGMEGWSKDTDDELEGILDEVLGNENG
- a CDS encoding LapA family protein: MRGQWTLIMGLVAALLISIFAVINVESVAVNFLFVTTQIPLILIILGSVLMGGLAVGGVGMLKVYRLQQEVRRLKRDNAEGRQANDHPEPAQESKKKDKRNAKE
- a CDS encoding cation diffusion facilitator family transporter; its protein translation is MADFDEIRYKRVKHAAWVGIIVNIGLAIAKGIFGVLANSRALIADAAHSAADVVTSFAVLIGIRAAELPPDEDHPYGHGKAESITAIIVSVLLFLVGLEIALNTIGEMRGGNEPPGTIALYVIVASIIIKEVLFRVKVRLGKKYNSEALITDAWHHRSDAISSFAALAGVGASILGSSYNIDWLLYGDLVAGVFVAGLVMIMAWKLGREAIHNALDHVWHEEDTAGLKNKVLGIDGVFGIDEFHARQHGHYVIIDIKIVVDPKISVRAGHDIATDVKGLLMEEEKVRNVLVHVNPYEDE
- the secD gene encoding protein translocase subunit SecD, with protein sequence MGKKWGRIGAFFAIIIALGVLISQTAFDVARGTNLGLDLQGGFEVLYELEPDSERELTDEDIQATASALNERVDVLGVSEPSITVEGEDRIRVQLPGVEEQEEARELLSTEAELSFRDVDDELMLTGEDLQQGGASTGFDDANQPIVQVTLEDSELFGEITSEISQRPEPENLLVIWLDYDEDEHSFYEEANEPDPAFISAPRVSEPLPTDTVSIEGMGSLEEAEFLAEMLNAGSLPVQIEEIYSNTVGASLGEQALEQTLFAGMIGVALIFLYMIAYYRFMGVIASLTLGIYIYLVMILFNSIQGVLTLPGIAALILGVGMAVDANILTYERIKEELKDGRSMKSAYKLGSGRALGTIIDANITTLIAAGVLFYFGTSAVQGFAVMLIVSILTSFITSVYGTRLLLGLWINSRTLNRKYWLFGVKERDVRRGL